The genomic segment CATCTCCTCGCCCGGCCGCCTGCGCGCCAGTCACAAGGATGTCCTTTGGCAGGCATGAGACAAAGGCTGTATAGTCGGCCTCGCCGAGCTCGCGTGCGTGGCCGGCCGCAGTCAGGTCGGATGCCGCCCGCTCGACGTCACCGATCTCGGGGTAGTTGAACAGGGATCTGTTGAATATGGCACCACGCCTGTTGATCATGCGGACCAGCAGGCATCGTGCATCTCTCGAAAGGCCCTCGAACCGCGCGATGAAGGCGTGATGCTCCGGACCAAGCACGGGCGCGTACGTCCGCTGCACGAACCCCAGCATTTCGGCGAAGTGGTCGAGATAATAATAGACGGGCAGTTGGGGCAGTTTGGCCAAGCGGACCTTCGCGGCAGAATCGTTTGTTCTATTTCTGTTCTAACGTCGTCCTCGGAGTCAAGTGCCTCGACTGGCTACTGACCAGAGCCGGCGAGATCTGCTGTCGCTGGCACAGCGTCTTCTTTCACGCCGCGCGCGACGATCTGCAGTGTGCCGTCAGGAAGTGGCCGCTGCAGTTTCAAGGCTTCATCCGCCGGAGCCGTCATCCAAATCTCGACCTCTTCGGGCGTGGTCAGGATCGCTGGCATGGCCTTCGGATGGATGGCGAAGACTTCGGCATTCGCCTCCGTCGTCAGGAACGCATAGAGATCGTTGGTGGTCTCGCCTTCCTTGACCTTCCTGACCGAGGTCCAGTTGGCCCAGATGCCCGCGAAGCAGGCGAGGGGACGGCTCTCGTCAAGCGCAAACCAGATGTCGCCGCCCTCGGCCTTGTTGAACTCGCTGAATGAGTTGAATGGCACGACGCAGCGGTTCTCCACGCCCAGCCAGCGCGTCCAGTGCTTGCTCTTCACGTTGCGGATGTTCGTCGTGCCGCTGTCGGGCTCCATTCGGAGCAACTCCTTGAAATCGACGCTCTTGCCCTTCGCCTGTAGCTTCTCGGCTCGCTTCTTGGTCGCGTCCATGAGTGCTCTGGAAGACGACGGCATGCCCCAGCGGGCGATCGCGAGTTCGCGTCCGCTGGCACCGGTGCGGATGATCGGCGCCTTGTAGTCTGGAAACACGCCCGGCATCGGCGCGAGGTTGCCGACGTATTGGTTGACCACGCGGAACAGTGCGCTAATGGCGGCCTGGTTCGTGGTGATCGAGTAGAGATTGCACATCGTCAGGTCTCTGAGGGAGAGGTCCGGGGGTGGTGCGAGAGCTGCAGCAGCGTTGCAGAAGGTCGACGACCCGCCTTAGCACATTTGTTACAGCGAAGCCTGCCGGCCAGATCGTGCACAAACGTTGTCGCGACGTGCGGCAATGCCGCCAGATCAACATC from the Bradyrhizobium sp. WBAH42 genome contains:
- a CDS encoding SOS response-associated peptidase — protein: MCNLYSITTNQAAISALFRVVNQYVGNLAPMPGVFPDYKAPIIRTGASGRELAIARWGMPSSSRALMDATKKRAEKLQAKGKSVDFKELLRMEPDSGTTNIRNVKSKHWTRWLGVENRCVVPFNSFSEFNKAEGGDIWFALDESRPLACFAGIWANWTSVRKVKEGETTNDLYAFLTTEANAEVFAIHPKAMPAILTTPEEVEIWMTAPADEALKLQRPLPDGTLQIVARGVKEDAVPATADLAGSGQ